gaagtcTTTTGTGATTATGACACTTGTCAACTTCACTCCTAATTTAtcttctcaattattttttttccttttttagtcaatattaaatgataagggaataattaattacatatcATGTAGCTTGATCCAAACCCATAAAATTAAAACCCTTTGGCAAACGTACATTATGCGCACCAATAATGTTCTAATTTTAAGAACTTTCTGTTATTTTGTTTGGTGACAATTACGTGTGATATTGTTATTGGAATTAAAGCAAAGTTTATAAACTATTTAAGTTAGGGGTTGTTTTCCAAGAATTATTCTTTCTAGTTTCAACcttaaatttggaaaaaaaaaaaaaatcgtttcaAATCTTATAGGAGATTtagataataagttgagataaaaattgaataaaatattattagaatattaatttttaatattaattttattttaaaattttaaaaaattaaattatttattatattttatataataatttaaaaaaattataataattagataaaatgaaataacgTACTGTCTCAATTCAAACAACGTGCTCTCTCAATTCAAACGTCGTCTCTTAATGGATGGTCGCCCACCCTGTGCCTCGATATATGTGAGAGTGGTGGATGATTATTTCGAAAGTCTTTTAGTATGTTTCTATAACGGGATGAGATTTAGAAGTtggtaaataatattgaaatggttcataaataataattaaattatttaaattaagattttttattgaattttgagaaatgaaagataaaatattattaaaatataagtttttaatatgaaaaaattatattattttttacattttataaaattttgaaaattttataatgattacatgaaaaaattaaatatttaaaattaaaaatgtctACGTTTGAGTTATGCATATGTCTATGCagaaaattagaagaaattttgagataGTCTCACTTCTCAAACAAGCCTTCAggcaaaattattttctcaattttaaggtaattttaaaattgcgtttcaatcaaatttataagttgaaaaaaatgttatttttaaaatttatatatattcttgtacttacccaaaaataatattaaagcaatgagataaatatatatttcataagaatatttatttcattcattCCGTGATTTAAAAATGAATGTATCACGACGGAATTTCTCGAAGCATTTATCTTCCCAGAATCCCAACAAGGTCTATCAAAGTTTTCTTTTGCCAAAAGCAGGAGAAATAACTCGTTTAGCAGTTGTTTCACCATGATTCGGCCATcagttatataaatatatatatatatgaataatgttatatataatcgtaGAATGTATTAGTGctacataattttaataaatatattattataattttaaaaaaatttaaaaataaaattaactagacTTGTAATACAATCTCTAAATGAAGTCTATACGTAATAttgctcttttaaaaaaaaacagaatacatgactattaaaaaattaattttttattatttatattttatatttacttaatttttttaaaagaattgtgtGACGCTTGCATGCGTATTTCATTACtgcaaatatcatatatatatatatatataacttattatTTAGATGTTCCATTCCGCTGGCCGTTGCCAAATTAAGCACACATGAGGAATACGTACAAAGGGAATATTAATTAAGAAgcacataaattattaattgcaTGTCCCAGTAGtattaattattacatatatatatatatatatatatatatatatcttggccatgaccattattatttattgaaacaCAACTGGCCATCTGCATTGCTGCatgtcctagctagctagcttcttgTAGATCTATACCTCGTACGTACTCGCATCACATGATGCTACAAGTATTAGCATGAGTACTACCATTACGAGATTTATCCATAGCAAGCCCCATCTCAAATGCGTGAAATGCTGCCATCGATCCATTGTCACCCTGCTCATCatgatcaaacaataattatacaattaacccTAGCTTTACTAATAAATTCCGCATGGACGCTgatatatattcaatatatatatatatatatatatatatatatatatatatatgtgtgtgtgtaaaaagaatatttcatGATAATTCCTTATAAACTTGATCCTCTGGAATTTCAATATAAATTTGTACGATTAATTCATGTACGTCTTGATCGACCATGATTGGTGAAGGTTggcgcatgcatgcatgcatggagatCATTGTCATCTTTGGTACTGTTGAAGGAAATGCAAGTCTGCAAGACGAAGTACATACGTAgtctctttttattattaaatactaGGCCAGTTTTATGTATGAGTAGTGATATATTCACaacatattgtataatatattatacaataatattataaaatgagagtatttttataaaataatgttatttttataagaaattttataaaaatatctctaatttaaaatatagttgtttaaaatgttataaaaaatattgtacgtaaatcattttcttttacgtATATATCAATCCTAGTATAATGTTTGAGTATTGatgcttatatataataaattcacTAGTGAATTAAATCTTTCTTTCATGATCAACAAacaactaattatatattaataaaacagaataataatattatatatatatatatatatatatatatatttaaaagatcAGAAAGAGGAGAAGATCGCACTTTTCGTACCATAGTAGGTGGATAATTCATGTATGCTGGTCGTGGAGCGACTGCCTGCATATATAAAAAGATCACACGATTACTTTCCGGTTGCTTTGAGAAGCCTAGTTAATTCCGAGGTAAAAGTTATAACAAGAAAGTAATGATTAATCATGTTTGGAGTATCGATTTGTAAGCTGCTAGCGGGCAGgaaaatgttttgatattattaatcATGTTGTTGATTGATTACCTGAATCAAGTTTATAGAACCAGAAGGAAGACCTCTCTTGGAGCGAAGAAGAACATGGTTATCCAAGAAGAAGCCATGCTGGTGACTGAACCTCTTCCGTTTATAGCAGGTAGGGCAGAGATCATAAGTCTTGGACCCACTTTCAAAGCATGCAACGCAGGTGAAATACAGTCCGACAAGGCAAGATTGACACGCTTGGCACCAGACGCCGCCCCGGGTCTTGACGGCGTAGTATAAAGTGAGGACCTCCCAGAAATCCAAGCTGCCATCGCCGTTGCGGTCCAGGTCCATGAAGAAGTTGGGGCGTATCCATGTGTAGGATTTCTGGAGGAAGTTGATATACTCCGTAAAGCTGACTTGGCCATCGCCGTCTGTGTCCAGTGAGAGGTAGAAGTTCCATGCCAGTCTTTGAAGCTCTATCGGAGCATTGGAATAATAAGCCATCGCAGCTTCGTGTAATTCTTCCATTGTTGCGCGCTGTCCCATCTAGCTGGGGCCTTGGGCCTATCTCTGAGCTGCCTTGCATGCCCAGCTATTACGGCTTTATATAGTACTCATGCCTAGCTAATAAAAACTACTTCAAATTTATTACATGCACTTTATAATCTTGTTGAGTAACAACTTATAAAAGCTTAAGCTCTTGTTTGTATTCAGAAatcaaatgaaatgatttataaataataatacgattgttgagttgagatgaaatgatatgatttttaaaaattttatgtgtttaaattaaaaaaataagataatatggttttaactttttaaagatttgATAGATATGAATCTCACCAATTATTACATATATGGTATTtgtactgattttttttatttataaatgataatagtaatttataaattacctactcaaatataattttttataagatgtttcataataatattataagatgacaatatttttattaaaatatattaatttaataaaattgaaaatttgttttttttttttttttttgcctagaaaataattaaataattatttatatatttataattatcaaaatattgtgcttaaaatcattttccattttcaagTACTGATGGTCACTTTGCCAACTTTTCCACTTATTTTATGCAAACACAGTATGTATGCACATTCTGAATTGAAAACTACtcattttttttggaaagattcTTTCCTATAATGTTCTCAACAACTCGGCATAGAGCAAAGAAAATGTTGATGTATCTATTTTATGGACTGTCTCatataaaatcactttattttataattttattattataaaaattaagtatGGACCAATcatttagtaaaataaatttcagGCTAGACCTTCCAAAATTAGCGATGCTAATATGTTTTGAAATGTGGTACAAACTTTTCCGTGTATGTAAATAAGTTATAATTTATCGCGAGactgattaaaaatatatttaaaaatatattttgtttataattattttgttttatttataaatatatttgctaattaataaattaccaacccaaaagaaaatacaatatttatttataattttcgtAGCAAATTATGgatgctataaaaaaatataacatcagaAATGAGGGAAAATTTTGCTATAATCAACTCGCAATTTCCTCTGGCCGTCGAAGGCGTGATTCGCACGGGAGGAGGAAATTTGAGGAGTTGCACCTTTGCAGAGGGATACGAGATGAGGTGCGCAGAAGGTTTGAATTCGGagatatctcatctcatctctactTATACGGTAAaacacttctcaatccaaacggttGTTTTCAAATTACTGAgaagtttcacaatattttcactAACCACAAGAGAGCTCGAAGACAAAAAAGGATGTCATCTTTCcgtatatttttcagatttttttgaTTTTGCAGACCACAATATTCAGCAAGAGAGACGGATCTCTAACGTCTGGAAATTGACAGGGACCCTTCCCCTCATGCGTGTCAAGTTTCatggaagttaaaaaaaaatagagtgggggagaaaataatttatttaattaaaatttaatttgttaaaCTTTGGAGGCCGGGATGAGATTAAAGCCTCTAATTAATGTATTCTCgagcaatattatttttttatctcagattttattttatatatatttgcgGTCGCACTGATTCatgtaatgtattttaaagtaattatatcattataatagATTAGCTATTGACGACCTGACATAtgaattaattttgtttttagaaataatgaatttaagacaattatatttgttttactCTTAAGGCTctaataatgaaaatgtttcatcctattttatcgttataattttctcaaatttttatataaaatataataaataatttaaaatttttaaattttaaaattttaaaataataataataataaaataatatttttatttaacttttgacttttatcttaactcatcttagagcattctcattggattagttaaaaactaaattcattaagtatttagctattagagagtaaaatatgctcacaatagattagctaaattctaaatatttgaaatttagctacaatgactttcaaaattttttccaaatttaaagGTTATTGTACATAcctcaaatacatattttattaattatttctctctcattttctttctatcacatattttatcataattggtatattaatttgagccaataatatattaatttaataagaatatgattattaattaatatataataggtataatagtaaaatatgataaaataaaataaattaataattaaaaaattaaatatttttaaaattattagttattcattactatacgatgaataaatgtataatctaatatggagatttgatgtgaataattaaaatcaaattaatcttatattattttattattatataataaaaaaataattattttaacatgAAGAGTCGGAAtagctaaaaattaaaattttcttatatttatcaaaaatattttttaattttgattaatcCAATGGAAATGCCCTTTATCTCAACTCACAGTACAAACTTTTAAATGAGACGTATGTGTTGGATGGATTACGGAATCttaaaaaaggaaatgactTTTTCACGAAACGACGAGCGGACAACTCTCGGCCGaccttttttaaaaatgaaaaaagttttATGCCTTTTTCCTTTATTCGTTTCCAGCCATATATGGGACGTATTTCTCCAAAAactctaatatttttctttctcattataTTATCTCTCAGGGATATTATATTCTCAAAACGAAAGAGCCTGCTCAATAAGGCTTTTAAGAATCTGTTGGGgaagataattatttttaaatattttcatactattttattattatttaaaaattattttattattattcacaatcttAGATACTCTTAAGATCAAAATAGAGTCATATTCTTTGCAATCTtgtaaggaaaatattattttcacataAGATTATACTGAAATCTTGTACcgaatttcattttaattttttttacttaaaaggacttgtttttaaataaatttgtattttttttgtattttttaaaaatatttaaaaaatgattgaacaaaagtaaaaaataaaaataaaaattgcctTTCGGTGAGGATTCTCTATAAGAATATTTTGTGGGCATAGcatcttctattttttaatgaataatgcTACATCTAGTTGTAGAGAGCGTAAACGTCAtgcagtcattttaaaaaagagtatgacttattattaaaaaaatataattttttatgtaaattttatatttatttatttatttttaaaataattatatgacgcttatataatacttacaactgcaactataattttttttttttaataaggttggttttttttattgagtttccGTCTTCATTTATTGGAATTGGGACCACTACAGGCCATAGCTTTTCAATAATCACCAATTAGGTCCCTatctatcataaaaaatatatatatatatatatatatatctatatatataatttttgtcttTTGATAAGCGATTAGAAGAAAACAATTATGAGATTTTCCTTTTGAGATATTAAAGCTCGatccttataaaaattatacatatattctTTCAAATGTCAGCATAAAATATGTGGTCACGagcaatatttttcttttatcattaacATGACTGGGTGTCCAAGATTGGAACAACGTCCCGATTAATTTTAGAAGTGTACATAAGATCCTCGATGATGAATTTTCTACCATAAACCTCGGATAATTTAAGAACAAAATATCTCAATCCGATAATCGATAAAATTCATTTACACTCACATAAATTTAAACTTTAAGCTctgtttagatatagaaacgatttcattcatcttatcattacaattttcttaaattttcatataaaatataataaataattcaactttttcaaatctaaaaataataataatattaaaaaataatattttaataatattttattcactttcaacttttatctaaaatcgtATTATCTCATCACACTATCCAGATGGAACCTAAATCATGGAGATCAATAACTTTACCGCTTAGCATTAGCCATGAGACAAAGATATCTGAACTCTAATGGGAACGTAGTACATACATAAGGAGTGAGACTTTAAGTCCCATTTAGATTCAGaaaatgtttcatttcatctcatctcatcattacaactttttcaaattcttacacaaaatataataaacaattcaaccttttcaaatctcaattcaactttttcaaatctcaaaacaataataatattaaaaaataaaattataacaatatttttttcaactttgatATTCCATCTGGCTGATTTGggagtgagatgaaatgataattttgtaaataatagtaagatagtttgtgaataatagtgagatagtttgagtttagtattttgttttgagttttggaaaatgagagaaaaaagttgaataaaaaatattataaaattaaaatattgtaagaatatagttttatattattagttttgtttagggatttgaaaaaatataaattattttttattttttatttgaaactttaaaaaagttgtaatgattagtttgaaaattttgtatttgaattatgtttgggaataatatgagatgagatgaaataagattatatgagaattttatgtctcatttGAGACCCCAAACTTGCTCTAAACCATCTAATCTCTTAGTTCAAACTAACCCTTAGACTTTATGCCCTGTCTATACAACTAGGAATATGATGCCagtaattaatgaaataatgtATTCATTTCATCTTGTTGATCCAAGACATTTCCCTTGAATTATTCATGTCATGCACCCTGGATTAGGAAGAAATTAGCTAATTAGAGCTGGTTTGGATTGAGGAgtgagatggtttcatctctCACTCTGTATGGAGAAACCAATTCTTAACCAAACGGTCATTGCATgctgatttgaaaataatttttgatgTCTTTGCAAGACAACAAAGTTTCAAATAATAGCTCTTCATAGGCTAGTGGAATAGGAGAAAAACATTCaacttttctttcaaatcaGTGACAACAAAAACACAGCTCATGCCTTCAGCTTTtccaacaaataaatatatttataaataaaacaatatcatTACAAATACTGCAATCATTTGTGAGACCCACGTCTATCTCTTTTCCAAcaacttaaaatcatctcatctcacttccaatccaaacacacaaaatttttaaaaattatcttaactcatctcaactcacaaatttcactactattcacaaaccatctcaattcatctcatctctcaatctaGGCATAGCCTAAATCCATTTTATtctcctaaaataaaaaaaaataaaaacaaggaaAAGTTGCAGTATCTAATCATTAGGAATATTCTGATCTCATAAAGTATTGTTCCAACTAAAATTACTAAAGGCTAGCCAGGGTGGTGGCCAGATTCTAATCCCATAAGTTGTaattataagttttaaaataaatcactagagaataataataaatcatacaattaatttcttttataattaattgataCTATAGTttcaatatttcattaaaaatatttactttttattcaCATGATTCTACGGATACAtctgaatataaataaaactttcgGTCAGTTTGTACTAGGTATATTCTTTCATTCATCTACTTGCATAGGGTGTATGGCTCCTTGCAGAGATGTTTTGTCACTAGTATAAGTTATTGAATCTGTCACGAACTCTTTGATAGCATTCAATCCTTATTAATTTCATAAATGCTTTgtcatatatacacacaaaaagAAGTAAAAGCATATCCAATAATATGTGGGATATTTGACTTTGTACAATGTAGAAAGGAAAGCttgatacaaaaaaaaaataataaatacgcaatatttttcataacatatttcacaatcatattttaaaatgaagagtaTTATTGTAATATACCATATAAAAGTAacgtcattttataaaaatatccttattttatatcatgtattgtgaaaagtattgtgtgtgtatcattactcaGTCTTGTCGTGATGTTTGTTGGAGTAATCAATGTTGCCCTAACgtgtggtggagtgatctgaAGGAGATACGTTAACATGCCCACTCAAAGTCAACGGGAGATAGCAAACGTTCAGTTTGTCACACAAAACTTTGAATTTTGGAGAGACAAGAGGTTTTGTAAAGACGTCCACAGGTTGaaatcatccaaaaataaaGCGTACATCAAGCTGACAATTTGTTACTTGTtcacaaacaaaatgaaaatctataGTAACATGCTTGGTGCTCGCATGAAAAATAGAATTGTTAGATAAGTAAGTAGCGCCAATATTATCACCCCAATATTGGTGGTTGAGAAAGAAAGTCGCCAAGATCCTTGAGGAGACCTTTCAACCAT
Above is a genomic segment from Juglans microcarpa x Juglans regia isolate MS1-56 chromosome 1D, Jm3101_v1.0, whole genome shotgun sequence containing:
- the LOC121257010 gene encoding uncharacterized protein LOC121257010 isoform X2; this encodes MGQRATMEELHEAAMAYYSNAPIELQRLAWNFYLSLDTDGDGQVSFTEYINFLQKSYTWIRPNFFMDLDRNGDGSLDFWEVLTLYYAVKTRGGVWCQACQSCLVGLYFTCVACFESGSKTYDLCPTCYKRKRFSHQHGFFLDNHVLLRSKRGLPSGSINLIQAVAPRPAYMNYPPTMGDNGSMAAFHAFEMGLAMDKSRNGSTHANTCSIM
- the LOC121257010 gene encoding uncharacterized protein LOC121257010 isoform X1; this encodes MGQRATMEELHEAAMAYYSNAPIELQRLAWNFYLSLDTDGDGQVSFTEYINFLQKSYTWIRPNFFMDLDRNGDGSLDFWEVLTLYYAVKTRGGVWCQACQSCLVGLYFTCVACFESGSKTYDLCPTCYKRKRFSHQHGFFLDNHVLLRSKRGLPSGSINLIQAVAPRPAYMNYPPTMVRKGDNGSMAAFHAFEMGLAMDKSRNGSTHANTCSIM